A region of the Candidatus Saccharimonadales bacterium genome:
TGCCATGGCGCACAGGAATGCCACGAACGGTCCATTCCGCCGAAGGAACGATTGGCGTTTTTCAGGTATGACCGCAGTTTGCTCCATTAGCGCTTTATCTCATATAGCTTAAGATCCGCATTCTCTTTCACTACCGTGAGATCATCCAGCTTATTAAGATAGCCATAATCAATCTTATCTTTTTCTTTTGAAAGCAGAATATAGCGAATATGAAGTGAACGAAGTGTGTTCGTGAGGGTATCCGTGTCATTTAACGCTTCGGTAATTTGGCGTTTTTCTTCGTCCGGTATCGTAGGAGACACGTTTTTAAACTCTGGATCATCGCTAATGATAACTGGCGTTTCGAAATACTTTTCGGCCGGATTAGCAATAATTCGGCCGGCAAAATCAAATGTCGCGTACTGATGCCACGGCAGGAATAGCGTTCGGTCGTTAGCAGCAACGCTTTTTAATTCCTGATTCATTTCCGACCAACCAGTTGGATATGCACGCGGGGTTAGCTGGCCCGAAAAGCCCCATAGCATCGTTGGCGTAATTGCTAAGGGCAAAAATAGGCAGACTGCTATGGCAACTTGGCTACCTAGATCGGCAAATCGTTTTGACGCCCACTCAATAATGTAACCTACCCCGAACACGCCTAGGATGCTATACCCAATAACAATCAAGTTAACGAATTTTTGAGGTTCACGATACCCAGCGATGAACGGTATAGAACGGCTAAGTATCTCGACAAGCGGCGTAGCCGCAAGGATAATGCCGAGGATTATACAGCCGACGGCAATACTCACCAGCATGCGGTTTTTGCGCCACGCCTTAATCACGCCGATGATAATAACCGCCCATAGCGCAAGGAAGAGAAGCCCCCATATAGGAATCATTGACTGAGGGAGCGAATATAGCCCCCGGTCCTCTACCCAAAAACCTTGCAGGCGTATAACTTGGCTAATCGCACCGACTACATTTCCGCCAGTCGTCTCAAAGGCCTTGAAATGTGATTCGTCAAAATGGGTAACCGCCTGGCCTGTATTGTTTTGCCCAAGGATTGTTGGAATTATCCAAAAACTCGACAAGACAGTGGCAAATACCGCACTGGCAGCTGTCCATCCAAGAAATTTCTTTACGTGCGTACCGTCTCGCCAATATCGCAGAATAGAAGCAACGATGACTATTAATAACGCGATGATGAGCAACATACCCGCGTGATGCAAAGAAACCGTCGTAATCACGAATGCCAAAAGAGCCGTCACTATCGCTTGCCTTCTGGAAGGAAGTGCTAGAAGCCGGATGAAAGCTTGAATAAAAAAGGGAAGAAGCGCATAGCCTAAAAGCACCATCCACTGCCCTGCCATAAAACGCGAATACGTGAACGGATTAATCATATAGAACAGTCCTCCGAAATATAGCGCCGTCTGCCAGACCTCCGGGGATATTCCCTCTTTGACTTTTATGGATCTGAGCAGCCGATGCATTCCAACGCCCGACAACATTAGAATTAAGAATAGGATAATCTTTTCGATTACATCGCCTGGCAAAATAAAATGCATCAGCCATAGCAACGCTTCAAGCGGATATGTATTTGTCAGCTCGGCCGGCCACACGAAATGAGGCGTAAAAACCAGATCTAGCGTTAATATATACCCAGGTAAAAGTAGTGGCAGCAGGATGATGAGTGAAAGCGTACTATACTCAAACCAGATTGATCTTTTTTCGTCACGACACCACTTCCATACGTTTATGAATATGTTTTTCATTTGCTTTGCTCCATACGAACATCGTAAATTAATTCTTTATCAGTTGGGGTAATCTGAAGATTTGCAAAGGTAACCTGGTCGAACGTGCTTGGTATATCATGCACCGGAACTAATGTAATCGAGTCGACAATGACCGCATTTTGATCCACGTTCTTTAGATCTATTATATGCGTTCCTTTTTCTAATTTCACGTCCTCATAGAAATAGGAAAAGTCTACGTAGTCACCCGTTTTATCTTGATCATCTTTAATTTTTGCTAAGTCTAAAGCGGTACCTCCCATGGATGCCTGAACCACTTTGCCCTTTGACGCTGCGTGAAGAAGAAGCCGGTAACTTCCAGTTTCGGGAACTTTTAACTTAATCCCCAGGGTGACATTACCCTTTGTTAAGCCGACAAATGATGGCCGTTGCAGGTTCATAAGGCTTGGGACATTTTCGTGAAGGTAGTTATAGTCATCATCCTTAGCGTAAAGCGTGCTAAGTGACAACGTATTATTCGTAAAGTTAGAACTAGCCACATATTCCGAGTTGAATGGAAGGGAAATTGGATTTGGTATGAAAGTCCTATCGGTTGCTTTTGTCATATATAAATCATAGAAACTACGCTCCACACTGTCAGTCATTACTTTCTTGCGAGCATCACTTTGTAAAAATTTAGCTATCTGAAGAGGGAAGAACGTCGTATCGTTCGGCTTATCTTCACGGTTTAAATATTCTAGAGTGTTTTGCCACTGCATATCGATCAGTGTAGACGTGCCCGTGTCGCGGCTTTGCTTTAAGCTATATAACGAATAATCTTTGCCGCTATACGTTTTCTCGTATTTACTCGAGGCAAGTAAGCTCTTCTGAATCTTCCCTTCGATTCCAGGTAGATACGATATTCCTTTTTCTCGTTGGACGGCCTGGACAGGCACAACGATATCGGTGATTCCTAAATTGTTTGCCAAAATATCTTGCCACCATTTCTCGTTATAAGCGATGGCACGGTAGGCTAAATAAGAAACAAGTTTATTTTCGGTGTTCGCCCCTGCCCCATAATAGAAAGTCGGCTGATTCAAATAGTAGATAAGATACTTATCTAAAAAGCTGTAACGCTTGCCGTCTTGTTTTATCTCGCGGCCGCTTTCAAGCGTTGGCAGAATGAACAGACGGTTATTATTTTCACTAGCAAGTTTTTGCTTAATATTCTTTAGATCATCAGGGATGCGATACGGGCTGACGAACGTCGCCAAATCACCAGAAGTTAAGGCCGTACGATAATCATTGCTGGCAATAATCGGAAACAAGGCAATCAAAATAACGAAAGTGGTTGCGACAATTGGACGAAATCGACGCATAAACGTTAGCCGCAACCAATATAGGGCGACCATGAATAACAAGCCGGCAGCGTAGAAATAAATAAACTGGAATCGGTGCGGAAAACGAAGAATATTAATAAAGGTGCTCATTAAACTAGCGATGGTCGATCCTACTACTCCGCCGGTATTCGAAAAGAAGATTGCAATATCACCGAATACTTTATGGAATGAGTATGGACCATTTTCGCTGTAGCCAAGCGTCATCCACATTGCGAATAACATGACGATAAAAATCGTAACAAGGAAAACACGAACGACAATATGCGTCGTTTTCCAACGCTTGAATAGGAATAATCCGCCGATTAAAAACATCACGATCGTACTTCCGAATCTAGGAATTGGAGCAAGATAATTGCCGTAACGAATAAGGTCGAGGTGACCTGCCGTATCTAATGAAAAAATAAATGGCAAACTAAGCGACGCATAATAAATCATCCAGTAATTAACTGGGATTTGTGTTGATACACCGGCAATACTCGAGGATGATGTTAGGTAAATATAGATGACGTACGGCACTAAACTAAGCAAAACAAGTAACGTAAAATACAATAAACTCCGCCGGAAATATTTAAAAAAGAATCGTCTATTCATAACAAGCGTCAGCAAAGAATGGACAAACATGATAATCGCCGTGACGACATAAAAAATAACATGATAGTGAATTGCAGGATTAAATAGAGTGAGCGCCGAAACCGCCAGAACGTTCTTTTTCGTAATGCGAAGTTTAAAAAAGAGCTGCTCACACATAAGCGATAGCGACAATGCAAACATACTAAACCCAATAATCAGCACGTAAAAATGCGCCATCTTGGCATACAAAAGGATCGTGTGTATGACAATCGCCGCTAAAAGCGCCGACATTATGCCAAACAATGATCTTTTGTAGATGTATCTCCCTATCCGATGAAACGCATAGAATAAAATAAAGGCCGACAGTGTATTTAATAGGATAATCGCAAATGGCAACACCATATTTTGACGCATCCATGCGGTCCAAAAAGAATAGCTGACGCGGACCTCTTCGGACGAAGTTAGCGCAGATGTTCCCTCACCCCAAAACTGCGAACCAAAATCAAAAAATGGCACTAGTTCTTCACGTACGATTGATGCGTCGCCCTTTAACACGGATGGGATTGCCGCGATGACATCGCGAAATATAAACATGTGCATCAGTAAAAGTCCGATAGCAACAAATACATACACCCAACGTGGATGTTCTCGCAGCCATAAAAAGCGAGGATGCTTTTGCATCGTCTTTTTTTCAGGACTTGGCTCGGGAATCTTCGGAGGAGGCGAAGCCGCTGACGACGCTTTTGTTACTGGACCTAAAGGGCGTTTACGCCGGTTTACAAACTGAGTGTCCGTATGTCCTCCTCAGCTTCGGCATATGTTTGGTTGGCAATCACGGCAAGTTGCTTTTTAATCGGACTTTTGGCAATTAAGGCATCGTTACATAAAGTGTCCAGGTCTTTTAATTGTAGATCTTCAAGTCTGATCGCATATTCGTATCGTACCTCCTTAATAAATCTCCAGCATTTCGTATCATATGCTATGGCTACAAACGGTACTTGGTTAACCGTTGAAAGTAAAAGTGAGTGAAACCGCATGCCGATGAACAAATCACACTGCTGAAGATACGAACTTGCCTGTTCAATTGGAACTTCATCAAGTAACGTGTAATTTTTATAATCTTTTAATATGCCGGCAAATGTTTCCTCGGTAAATAAAAGATCGTTACGCGGATTAAATCGATGTTGAAAAGGCACGAATACAATGTAGTCGCCTTGGTCTAATCGTTTGGTAACAAATTGCTGCATGGCTTTTATATAGTGGTCACGATCAACCCAGTCAGGAATGTCGGATAGTACGTTAATACCAATGACATTCCTCCATTTTGTACGATCAATACTGAGCGTCGCCTTTTCCCATGGCTTTTCCCAAATATGATTCAGGAATAACCCGTCAGTCGATTTTTTGATTTTATCTGGAGCAATATGAAGTTTTTCTTTGGCAAAATCATACGATTCCTGGTCACGAAAAATTGTTAGAGTCGACGCACCAAGTGCAAGCTTTGAAATAAAACGTCCCGTCCAGGTTTTGAGCGCACCAATGCCAATATTCAAAT
Encoded here:
- a CDS encoding polysaccharide pyruvyl transferase family protein; this encodes MKPKSVLLLGSYGQSNLGDDLLMWNYLELLRDRGFKNIYVNANTTEFIPAPVKKAYPDLHIVDTYNTSIIEYIKIIKKVDCIVYGGGTLYKELYSSTGRSKYSVIIRMMGFNVLAKLLGTKLYHLNIGIGALKTWTGRFISKLALGASTLTIFRDQESYDFAKEKLHIAPDKIKKSTDGLFLNHIWEKPWEKATLSIDRTKWRNVIGINVLSDIPDWVDRDHYIKAMQQFVTKRLDQGDYIVFVPFQHRFNPRNDLLFTEETFAGILKDYKNYTLLDEVPIEQASSYLQQCDLFIGMRFHSLLLSTVNQVPFVAIAYDTKCWRFIKEVRYEYAIRLEDLQLKDLDTLCNDALIAKSPIKKQLAVIANQTYAEAEEDIRTLSL
- a CDS encoding DUF6541 family protein, with the protein product MKNIFINVWKWCRDEKRSIWFEYSTLSLIILLPLLLPGYILTLDLVFTPHFVWPAELTNTYPLEALLWLMHFILPGDVIEKIILFLILMLSGVGMHRLLRSIKVKEGISPEVWQTALYFGGLFYMINPFTYSRFMAGQWMVLLGYALLPFFIQAFIRLLALPSRRQAIVTALLAFVITTVSLHHAGMLLIIALLIVIVASILRYWRDGTHVKKFLGWTAASAVFATVLSSFWIIPTILGQNNTGQAVTHFDESHFKAFETTGGNVVGAISQVIRLQGFWVEDRGLYSLPQSMIPIWGLLFLALWAVIIIGVIKAWRKNRMLVSIAVGCIILGIILAATPLVEILSRSIPFIAGYREPQKFVNLIVIGYSILGVFGVGYIIEWASKRFADLGSQVAIAVCLFLPLAITPTMLWGFSGQLTPRAYPTGWSEMNQELKSVAANDRTLFLPWHQYATFDFAGRIIANPAEKYFETPVIISDDPEFKNVSPTIPDEEKRQITEALNDTDTLTNTLRSLHIRYILLSKEKDKIDYGYLNKLDDLTVVKENADLKLYEIKR